A DNA window from Chiroxiphia lanceolata isolate bChiLan1 chromosome 6, bChiLan1.pri, whole genome shotgun sequence contains the following coding sequences:
- the C6H11orf96 gene encoding uncharacterized protein C11orf96 homolog, translating to MAAKPAELMGICSSYQAVMPHFVCVAEEFPPPARPARAPRGKLRRPRQSRFKTQPVTFDEIQEVEEEGVSPMEEEKAKKSFLQSLECLRRSTQNLSIQRDRLGSCRLRNSLDSSDSDSAL from the coding sequence ATGGCCGCGAAGCCGGCCGAGCTGATGGGCATCTGCTCCAGCTACCAGGCGGTGATGCCCCACTTCGTGTGTGTGGCCGAGGAGttcccgccgcccgcccgccccgccagGGCCCCCAGGGGCAAACTGCGGCGGCCGCGGCAGTCGCGCTTCAAGACGCAGCCCGTGACTTTCGACGAGATCCAGGAGGTCGAGGAGGAGGGGGTGTCCCCtatggaggaggagaaggccaAGAAGTCTTTCCTGCAGTCGCTGGAGTGTCTGCGGCGGAGCACCCAGAACCTCAGTATCCAGCGGGACCGCCTGGGCAGCTGCCGCCTCCGCAACAGCCTCGACTCCAGCGACTCCGACTCGGCCCTCTGA